Part of the Bacillus clarus genome, AGTTATTTATTTTGTTTTTCCTTTTAGGATGAGGCTACAGGTTAGGCTTGTTTTTTTTTGATTTCTTTAAGAACATTTCCAAGTAATAGCATACGGATAAAGGAGTTTTTAACTAAAAGTGGATATAAAGATATTAAATGATACGATAGAAAAACGGAAAGAAGAGTTGATTCAGCTTGTTTTAAAATATGGGTTTAGTCACCAAAAAGTAATTAACGTTAGCCAAGAGCTAGATCGTTTGATTTATCAGCTAATGAGAAAATCTATGATTTAGTAACCGCCCTGAAACATCGTGGATGTGTACCGTTACTATTGCAAGTTATTGGGGAGATAGAGAGAAAGAAGAAATTATGATCCCTGCCGAACAATATGATGGCATTCTATGGTTAGAAAGTATTTCTCCTTCCCAACATAAGTAGGAAAACGAGTACCCTTTCGTTATGAATAGGAGTGCTCATTTTTTTGGGGTTTACTTTTCTTAAGTTGATGGATGTGTGGTGCTACCCCTAGTCAATTTATACATTTACAAAAACAGTATTTTGTTAGTTTTTCTTTTTTTGTATTGTTTTAAAAGAGTTTTTTAATGGTACAATCTATAAAAAGGTAGAATTTTTAAAGGTGGTAAAAAAAGATGAGAGAAATATTCATACCAATATTGTTAGTTATTTTCAGTTTAACATTAAGTGCTTGTGGTACAACTGAAAAAAAAGAAGTAGTAGTAAAAGAAAAAAATCAAGAAAGTAAAATTATCCCTAAATATAATATTTCTGGTGATTATTATAGAACTATCATTCCTTTGAATAAACAAGTTTTAGGTGGGGAAGTTAATCAAAAAACAAATTCTAAAATAGATGTAACTAGATTTGAAGAAGGGCTATTTAATATTGCCTTAAAAAAATATGATAAAGCAAGCCATTTTTTACAAAGAAGTGAGTATATTCCCCAAAAAGAAATTCAAGAGTTACTTAAGAAACAAGAAGTCCCATATGTTTCTAACGTTATAGAGCACGACTATTTTACGAAAAAAGATTCAAATGGATTACAACTGGAAGGCGTTATAATAGGCTTAGCTATGACTTCTGATCATTCAAATGAAGAAGCCGTTGTTACGGCTACTGAGTTTTCTAATAACCTTCTTCAACTTATTTATAATAATAAAAAGTTCAAAAACGTTCCAATTACATTCGCTCTGTTTAAACAAGAAGCACTCACTTCGACGAAATCAGGGACTTTTATCTCACGTACTACTGTTCCCAAGGATCAGAAAAATTTAGGCGAATGGACTACTATTAATGAAAAATCCTTTATGTATCCTTCACCAGACTTCCAAAGCACCCATACAGATGATTATAAAAAATTAGATGATTTTACTCATAGCATCAAAAAATTTAACCTTAAAGATTATTACTCTATTAATGCGTTTGCCATTTATAAAGATAATCAATTAGACAAATTAACTATAAATACCTCTATTCAATATAATGGTAAATCTGAACTAATTTCATTTACACAAATGGCTACACAATTTATACTTGACATTTTCCCTGAATATCCGAATATTCGGATGATTATAAAATCAGATAATCAAACTGAAGTTGTAATTATTAAAGAAAAAAATCAAGCTGAACCTTTTGTATCTTTTCTTTGAGTTCAATAAATGGACACAAAAAAAGACAGTCTTTGACTGTCTTTTTTTGATATCTACCCATTCAACCTTTTGTTATTAGCTTAGCATTAGCAGATTAAATTATTGGGTTGAATAATAAAAAAATAAGCATTATTAATATAATATATAAAATAATAGCAATGCAAAAACAGAATTAATATTTTAAATTCGATGTGTTATAAACTTAAAATGCTTGAATTTTTATATCCTTTTAACATCTCTTTAGAGAATCGATTAGGATATAAATCATTCAGCATTGCATAAGGACTAGTATTCCAATATTTATCTAAAGGTGCTTGTAATCCTTGTTTTTTTAGCCATTTTGCAGTATATGTTTCAAGTAACTGTTCATCAGTTAATTGCTCTTTTTCTTCAATTACCCATCGTAAAGCGTCTATTGCTGTTTGTTCTGTCCAAAAATTATTAGGGGTTACATTTAACTCCCATTCTTTAAATCGTCCCGGATACAATTCATTCAGCATTGCATAAGGGCTATTTTTCCAAAATTTATTTAAAGGTACCATCAATTTTTGCTGCTTTAGCCACCTTCTACTATACAATTTCTTAATTTGCGTTTTATCAGTTAACTGTTCTTTTTCTTCAATTGCCCACCTTAATGCTTTTAATGCCTTTCCCTTTGTCCAAAAATTATTAGGAGTCGCATTTAACTCCCATTCTTTAAATCGCC contains:
- a CDS encoding CamS family sex pheromone protein, with the protein product MREIFIPILLVIFSLTLSACGTTEKKEVVVKEKNQESKIIPKYNISGDYYRTIIPLNKQVLGGEVNQKTNSKIDVTRFEEGLFNIALKKYDKASHFLQRSEYIPQKEIQELLKKQEVPYVSNVIEHDYFTKKDSNGLQLEGVIIGLAMTSDHSNEEAVVTATEFSNNLLQLIYNNKKFKNVPITFALFKQEALTSTKSGTFISRTTVPKDQKNLGEWTTINEKSFMYPSPDFQSTHTDDYKKLDDFTHSIKKFNLKDYYSINAFAIYKDNQLDKLTINTSIQYNGKSELISFTQMATQFILDIFPEYPNIRMIIKSDNQTEVVIIKEKNQAEPFVSFL
- a CDS encoding aspartyl-phosphate phosphatase Spo0E family protein encodes the protein MDIKILNDTIEKRKEELIQLVLKYGFSHQKVINVSQELDRLIYQLMRKSMI